GTTGGGCAACCAACTATAAGAATTAAAGCTTTGACTGTTGGTGGTAGAAAGGGGGATAATTAGTATGAAATATAAGGAACTAGCTGATAATATATTTAAACAGGGAAAAGATAAATTTGAAGATATGGAGGTTTATGTAGAAAAGACTAAGACTATAGAGATAGCTGTATTTAACGGTGAAATTGATAAATATAACATCTCTGATACAGAAGGTTTATCTTTAAGGGGAATAAATGAAAATAAGATGGGATATTCTTATACTGAAAAGGTGGATGAATCCTCTATAGATATGTTGATAGAAGAAGCATATGAAAATGGAAAGCATATAGATGCTTTAGAAAAGGAGATTATATTTTCAGGTTCAGATAGATATGAGGAAGTGGATAACTTTAATAAAGAACTTCAAGAAACACCATTAGAAGATAAAATTGAGTTTACAAAAGCATTAGAAAAAGAAGCACTTTCTTTAGATTCGAGGATTGTAGCGGTAAATTATTGTATGTACAATGAAGTAGAATATAGTAATTATCTAATAAATACTAAGGGGCTAAATCTAGAGGATAGTAGGAATTTAGCTTATGCGTTTGTTATGGTGGTAGCTAAAGAGGGAGAAGATACTAAAACGGGAATGAGTTATGTAGTATCTAAGGATTTTAAGGACTTTGATTATAAAAAGCTGGCAAAGGAAGCAGTAGATGAAGCTTTGTCTTTATTAGGAGCTAAGCCTGTTAAATCTAAAGAATATCCAGTGGTATTTAGAAATGATGTATTTGCCAATATATTGGGAGCTTTTCAATCTGTATTTTATG
This portion of the Keratinibaculum paraultunense genome encodes:
- a CDS encoding TldD/PmbA family protein, which gives rise to MKYKELADNIFKQGKDKFEDMEVYVEKTKTIEIAVFNGEIDKYNISDTEGLSLRGINENKMGYSYTEKVDESSIDMLIEEAYENGKHIDALEKEIIFSGSDRYEEVDNFNKELQETPLEDKIEFTKALEKEALSLDSRIVAVNYCMYNEVEYSNYLINTKGLNLEDSRNLAYAFVMVVAKEGEDTKTGMSYVVSKDFKDFDYKKLAKEAVDEALSLLGAKPVKSKEYPVVFRNDVFANILGAFQSVFYAENVQKGLSLLKDKIDEPIATKKFTLVDDPFVEGGFNTSPFDGEGTATYCKKIIDEGMLKTYLYNWKTALKDGVESTGNGHRNSYKSSISTSTTNLYVEKGDKSLEEILKTIDQGVMIIDVQGLHSGLNPVSGDYSLPAHGYEIENGKIKRPINQITIAGNFFETLMDIEEVGNDFKFGMNGVGSPSIKIKKLAVSGE